CTTCTTTCAGTTTGTGCACCCCAATATTTATCATTAGGAACTTTAATCTCTCCCATAGTATCGTGTTCGATTCTATATTCCATGGCTTTTCCTTGTAATAAAATAAGATATGATATTTAAACCAAATAAACCCTAAAGTTTGCTTATAATTTAAGAAGTATTTATAAAATTTTTTAAAAAAGTGTAGTTTTTTCAAAACTACACAAAATATTTATTCTACGGTAACACTTTTTGCTAAATTTCTTGGCATATCTACATCATTGCCAAGTCTTATAGAAACTTCTAAAGCAAGAAGCTGTAAGATCACCATCATTTCAAAAAATTCACACATATAGTGCTCTTGTTTTGAAGTTCTTATAAAATCATCGCTTAAGTCAAAATCAAGTGGAGAAATAGCAAGTAAGGTGGAATCCCTTGCAGCTAATTCTTCTACATTTGATTTGGTTTTTTCATAAAGGCAATTTTGTGGCATTAGTGCAACGGTAAAAAGCTCGCTATCTGCTAGAGCAATAGGCCCATGTTTCATTTCACCTGCTGGATATCCTTCAGCATGCAAGTATGAAATTTCTTTTAATTTTAAAGCCCCTTCTAATGCTAGTGGATAAAATACATCTCTTCCTATAAAGAAAAAGCCATGGCCATGTAGGTATCTTTTTGAAATTCTGTGTACTTTTTCATGCAAGTTTTGCTCAACTTTAACTATACTTGGTAAGCTTCTTAGAGCTTTGATTTCTTTACTCATATCTAAATTTGCTTTTTGTGCAAGATAGATTGCAAGCATCCATAAAGTTGCCACTTGAGTGGCAAAAGCTTTAGTTGAAGCCACACCTTTTTCAATGCCCGCTCTAGTAAGTAATGATATATCAGCTAAACGCACGATATTAGAATTATCCACATTACATATTGCTAAAGTTTTAACTCCTTGTGCTTTTGCTATTTTTAAAGCTTCAAGTGTATCAGCTGTTTCACCGCTTTGAGAGATTACTATAAAAAGAGTATTTTTGCCTATAATGGCTTCTCTGTATCTAAATTCACTTGCTACTTCAACTTTAGTTTTAATCTTTGCAAGTCTTTCAAGCAAATAAGCCCCGCTTAATGCTGCATGATAGCTTGTGCCACAAGCACAAAGTGTGATTTCATCTATGTTTTGCAAAAGAGTTTCATCTATATCTTCAAAAACAATCTGCTCACCTTGCAAGCGTCCCATTAAAACTTCGCCTAAAACTCTACTTTGCTCATAGATTTCTTTTTCCATAAAAAATCTATAACCATCTTTTTGAGCATAACTTTTATCTTGACTTAAAGCTACAAAAGTAGGTTGTATGCAAGCTTGATTATGGCAAATTTTGCATTCTTTTAAATTCACATATCCATAATCCCCATCTTCAAGATAAGCTACTTTATCCACTAAAGAAACTAATGGTGCATCACTTGATGCAAAATAATATTCATTGTCATCGCCATTTTTTCCGATGATGAGTGGCACTGCATTTTTAGCAAAATAAATTGTATTCGGATCTTTTTTACTTACAAGCAAGATTGCAAAAGCACCTTTTAGTTCAGCTATAGTCTTTTTAAAAGCTTCAAATGGTTCTAAATTGCTTGCATAGTATTCAAATAAATGTACAATAACTTCAGTGTCAGTTTGACTTAGAAAATTAGTACCTTCTTGTGTGAGTTTTGTTTTTAATTCTTGGTAATTTTCTATGATTCCATTATGTATTACACAAGAGTATTGTCCTAAATGTGGATGAGCATTTATTTCAGTTGGTTTTCCATGAGTTGCCCAACGCGTATGGCCTATAGCAAGTCCAAAGCCATCGCTATTAAAATTAGCAGTTTTATTGGCTAAATTTTCTAACTTTCCAACTGCTTTAAAAAAGTCTAACTCCCCGTCTTTCATTATTGCTATACCAGCGCTATCATAACCTCTATACTCAAGCTCTTTTAAGCCTTCTAATATGATTTTTTTCTTTTCTTTGGTTCCTATATATCCTACTATTCCACACATCTTTTACTCGCTTATTAGTGATTTAAGAATTTGATCTTTATGATCTTGCAAGCTTTCATTTTTATGCAAAATCAAAACATTTCGCGTTCTTTCCTTTATGGTTTGAATTTTTGCTGCACTTAAGATAATATCATATCTTGCAAGCACATCCATCACATAAGCCATTAAACCTTTTTGATCTTTTGTGTTTAAGGTTATTTTGGCATAGCTTTTGGAATAATTCATATCTAATTTTAATTCATCTTTTTTAATGTTTGGTTTTTTTGCTTTTTTTTGTACTTTTAAATGTAATTTAGAATTTAGTAAATTTTCTAAACTTTGCTTTTGAGTATCGCTTACTATATCTGAATATTCAAATTTCAAATAAACTTTTTCATCAAATAATTCAAAGAAACTCATAAAGATTAAATTCAAAGAACTTAAAGTATTGAGTATATTTTCAAGATTGTTTTTTCTGTTCATTATAAGCTCTAGGGTAAAATTATCTTGATTGTCAAGCCAAAAAGTAAAATTTTCTTTTTGTGCAATTTGCGTTATTTTAATGATTTTTTCAAAACTATTTTTTATAAAAAATAGATTGGATTTAATATGAGTGATATTATTTTGAGTGTGTTCATCAAGATCTAAAAAAGCCTTACTTCTTTTTAGAGTTTGTTCTTTTTTTACCCTTCTTTGGCTCTCATCAATTAAATTCTCATCCTCAAAGCCTTCTAGTGCATTTTGAAATAATCTTTCTAAGCTTTTATAATAAAAATGATTTTCTATGCCCAAAGCTTTAGCATTGCAAAAAGACAAAAGATGTAAGGTTTTTAAGGTATTTATATCATTTAATTTGGAAATAAAATTTAGAACAATAGTAGAATTATAAATATCTTCTTTTTCTATAATGTCTTTAAAAGCATTAAAATTTTTATATAATCTTAAGCCAAAATCTAAAAGTTCATTATCAACTTGGAATTTTCCTATATAAGCCCTATAAATATTTGCTAAAGAAATTTCATTTTCTTCATGAATAGCACTTAAAAGTATGGTGAGTTTTATTATTAAAAGTGTATTTTCATCAAAGTTATAATCTTTTTCTTCAAAGTATTTTAAGCAAAGTAATGCTCTATCTAATGCACTATAAACACCTTCTTCTTCAAGTAAGAATTTGCTTTGAGTAAGAGGTTTGCAAAAATCTTTTAAAATATTAGCATCAGCAAGAAGTTTTAAAAGAGCAAAAGAATGCTTTCTTTCTAAAATTTTCTTGAATAATTCTAAATTTTCATCTTTGTTTTCTGCTCTTTTTAATGCGAAAATGAGTTTGATGTCAAAATTATAATCTTTATCATCTAATTTTAAAAGTTGATTTAATATCAAACTTAGGTTTTCACTTTTATTAGAATAAGTAAAAAAGCTATCTTGTGTTTCATAAAGTTCATTATCTTTATAGTGTTTTTCTTGGATGCACCTTGCTAAAAATTGCGTATAAATTCCACAAGTTTGCATACATTGCATAGCTTTTTGAATAAGTATGGATTTAAGATCTAAATTTTTCTTTTCTTTTTTTTGCATTAAGTTAGCAAGTTCTTGTGAATTTTGTATTAAAAATAAGTTAGTGTTTTTACCTTCTAAAAGATTCATTGCGCATTTAAGTGAAAATAAAAAATCACTTGCAAGTTTAAATTCACTTAATTCTTTTTCGTTGATAAAATTAAGCATATAGTTTTTAGGAGAATCTTTAAATAATATACTTAAATTTTCTATATCAAGTTGCTCATCTAAACCACCAAAATTTTTATTAATATCAAATTCTTGTTTGATTAAAGGTTGATGATAAGGGTTTAATTCTTGTAAGATTTTTAAAGCAAATTCTTCTTTTAATTCATCTTGAGCTTGAGAAATTTTTTCTTTGATTTGTTTGAATAAAATTTTAGATCCGCAAATATAACGATATTGTAAAATATTTTGTTTTAGCTCGTTTTTAGCTATATTATAAAGTCCATTTATTTCACAAATTTGATAATTGATATTTAAATTAATATCATTTAGTGAAGTAATAAATGCTTTCATTAAAGGCTTGATATTATAAGCTTTTATATCTTTATAAATAAGTAATAAATCAACATTTTCTTTTATACTTAAATTCATTTTAGCATATTGTTTAATAGCGATAATACAAAAAGGGAATTTATCATTATGCGGAAAATAATCATCAAAAAAATCATTCAAAACAAGCTCGTAAACATCTTCTATAAAACGACCAATTTCTTTAGAGTGGTAAAAACTAAACGAGCCTTGTTTTAAAAAAA
This genomic stretch from Campylobacter lari subsp. concheus harbors:
- the glmS gene encoding glutamine--fructose-6-phosphate transaminase (isomerizing), whose amino-acid sequence is MCGIVGYIGTKEKKKIILEGLKELEYRGYDSAGIAIMKDGELDFFKAVGKLENLANKTANFNSDGFGLAIGHTRWATHGKPTEINAHPHLGQYSCVIHNGIIENYQELKTKLTQEGTNFLSQTDTEVIVHLFEYYASNLEPFEAFKKTIAELKGAFAILLVSKKDPNTIYFAKNAVPLIIGKNGDDNEYYFASSDAPLVSLVDKVAYLEDGDYGYVNLKECKICHNQACIQPTFVALSQDKSYAQKDGYRFFMEKEIYEQSRVLGEVLMGRLQGEQIVFEDIDETLLQNIDEITLCACGTSYHAALSGAYLLERLAKIKTKVEVASEFRYREAIIGKNTLFIVISQSGETADTLEALKIAKAQGVKTLAICNVDNSNIVRLADISLLTRAGIEKGVASTKAFATQVATLWMLAIYLAQKANLDMSKEIKALRSLPSIVKVEQNLHEKVHRISKRYLHGHGFFFIGRDVFYPLALEGALKLKEISYLHAEGYPAGEMKHGPIALADSELFTVALMPQNCLYEKTKSNVEELAARDSTLLAISPLDFDLSDDFIRTSKQEHYMCEFFEMMVILQLLALEVSIRLGNDVDMPRNLAKSVTVE
- a CDS encoding nucleotidyltransferase, producing MDIQKIQKLKNSLKDYEAYCSRLFLKQGSFSFYHSKEIGRFIEDVYELVLNDFFDDYFPHNDKFPFCIIAIKQYAKMNLSIKENVDLLLIYKDIKAYNIKPLMKAFITSLNDINLNINYQICEINGLYNIAKNELKQNILQYRYICGSKILFKQIKEKISQAQDELKEEFALKILQELNPYHQPLIKQEFDINKNFGGLDEQLDIENLSILFKDSPKNYMLNFINEKELSEFKLASDFLFSLKCAMNLLEGKNTNLFLIQNSQELANLMQKKEKKNLDLKSILIQKAMQCMQTCGIYTQFLARCIQEKHYKDNELYETQDSFFTYSNKSENLSLILNQLLKLDDKDYNFDIKLIFALKRAENKDENLELFKKILERKHSFALLKLLADANILKDFCKPLTQSKFLLEEEGVYSALDRALLCLKYFEEKDYNFDENTLLIIKLTILLSAIHEENEISLANIYRAYIGKFQVDNELLDFGLRLYKNFNAFKDIIEKEDIYNSTIVLNFISKLNDINTLKTLHLLSFCNAKALGIENHFYYKSLERLFQNALEGFEDENLIDESQRRVKKEQTLKRSKAFLDLDEHTQNNITHIKSNLFFIKNSFEKIIKITQIAQKENFTFWLDNQDNFTLELIMNRKNNLENILNTLSSLNLIFMSFFELFDEKVYLKFEYSDIVSDTQKQSLENLLNSKLHLKVQKKAKKPNIKKDELKLDMNYSKSYAKITLNTKDQKGLMAYVMDVLARYDIILSAAKIQTIKERTRNVLILHKNESLQDHKDQILKSLISE